The Plasmodium knowlesi strain H genome assembly, chromosome: 10 genomic sequence cacatactaacacaaccaacatactaacataaccaacgtactaacacaaccgaacatactaacacaaccaacatactgacacaatcAACATACagcaacataaccaacacaaccaacacagccaacatactaacataaccaacataccaccaacacaacacaacatactaacacaaccaacatactaacatacaaccaacatactaacataaccaacacaaccaacctactaacataaccaacacaactaacatactaacataaccaacatactaacataaccaacctactaacacaaccaacctactaacataaccaacgtactgacacaaccaacatacaaccaacatacaaccaacatacaaccaacatacaaccaacatacaaccaacatacaaccaacatacaaccaacatacaaccaacaaacaaccaacatagtgacataaccaacatactaacacaaccaacatactaacataaccaacatactaacacaaccaacacatactaacataaccaacatactaacacaacacaacatactaacacaaccaacatactaacataaccaacatactaacacaaccaacacatactaacataaccaacatactaacataaccagcatacaaccaacatactaacacaaccaacacatactaacacaaccaacatactaacataaccaacgtactaacacaaccgaacatactaacacaaccaacatactaacacaaccaacatacaaccaacatactaacataaccaacatactaacataaccaacatactaacataaccaacatactaacataaccaacatactaacacacacacagagagaaaaaaaagaaaaataaacggttgtgtaaaaaaggaagaattattaatacatccatatacgtatatatgcatatatgtatatatgtatatatgtatatatatgtacacatatatgtatatatatatatgtatatatgtatatatatatgtatacacatatgtgtatacatatgtgtatacatatacatatatatttttttttatttcctttcttcttttatgatcaggaTGACATAAACACTGTCGTTAGAGACGAATTAAAGGAACTCCTAAAAGAAATTACGAATGATGGGAATTGGGAAGACGTTGCCCAACACTGTAAGGACGACATCGGTTCGTCGCCAGACGATACCGACGGAGAAAAAACTGCTAAgaaaaaagcttgtaagctttttgctttaggtttaaaacacatttctgatATTAAAGACAAGAACAACAACCAAGACTATGAGATACCACttaaacaaactatgatgtgcgcagcacttaatctttatgctgatcaattaataGACAAATCAACAGATCAATGTCCCctagataataaaaaattggatcAGGCAATACAACACGCTTTTAGTAAAAGTAGTAACATTATGGGGAATGGAGGAAATTCATGCCCAACTGGTAGTGCtactaattcttgttttgtttgcaaaagagaaaaaactttTGACAAATGCCAAATTGGCTCTGACAAtgtaaagaataaaatgacCGAACTCCTCAACAAGGAAGACGCAACCAGCTCCaacaacacccctaacaaggaaaaaacactagagaaaataaataaaatcgaaactttctgtactcaagtccaatgtgcTATCAAACAgtacggaaaaaataaaaaaaaagactcaaGTGGAACAGTGACTTGGGTAAGGGAACCCATATTAataacaactacatatatacatttatgtatatatgtatatatatatgtatatatgtatatgtatgtatatatgtatacatgtataagtacatgtatatgtatgtatatatatgtatatatgtatatatatgtatatgtatatatttatatatatgtacatatatatgtatatgaatatttatatgtatgtacgtatatgtatatgtatatatgtatatctgtaaatatatatatgtatgtatatatatgtatatatgtatatctgtatatatatatatgtatgtatatatatgtatatatgtatgtatatatatgtatatatgtatgtatatatatatgtatatatgtatatgtatatgtatacacatatgtgtatacatatgtgtatacatatacatatatatttttttttatttctttttttcttttgttctatgtttaggatgCCCTGAAGACTGAAATCGGGACGGAATTAAAAGAACTTCTGGGAGATATGTTGCAGGGAGATAAGCAAAAAGAAGTTGAACAATACTGCAGTGACAAAGACGCTAATTGGTATAGATATGgccataaaggaaaacatacaaataaagcagcttgtttgctctTTGCTGCAGGgttaaagcacatttatggccGTCCCAACGGCCAAAAGAATGGCCAGTttaagggcccatcgtttgaacaaacgatgggttgtttatttcttaaagaatatgcaaaacaattgcaaacaatggcagaaacgaaaaaaaaaggacagagttgggtacatcctctttgtagTATAAAGGATGGTATAACATATGCTTCTGGTAAAAGTGGTGAAATTATGAGGAATGTATTAACTGAATGTAAACAGGGTCCTAATGgtatttcttgttttgtaTGCAAAATTGACCAAGATTATGATGATTGCCCCATTGGCAACAgccaaaatgacaaaatagaggaaaaagtggaaccaCTACTCCAAGAGAAGAGCGacttaatggaaaaaacattagagaatacagtctgtcccatccttcttacggatctccttaccccttttcttcctttggctcctgtctccattggcctttctgctatggcttattacctttggaaggtaagataaaaaaagaaaaaaattaatgaaaaaaaaaaaaaattttaatggacaaaattaattattaaaaggaaaaaaaaaatttttttaatggttaaaaggaaaaaaaaaatttttttaatggttaaaaggaaaaaaaaattttttttaatggttaaaaggaaaaaaaaaatttttttaatggttaaaagggaaaaaaaaatttttttttaatggttaaaaggaaaaaaaaaaatttttttaatggttaaaagaaaaaaaaaaaaaattttatggttaaaaaaaattaaatgaagtgaaataaaataaatgtgtaaaaagaacatttcacaatcttcataacaaaaatatcctctcattcttttttttttttttgtagtattttggtcctcttggtaaaggaggagcacgtttcagaagatctcctactgaaattcctggtccatcagtacaggacCAAGTTctcgatcatgtgcaacaagatagttcacatgaatatcaattggtgaaggaacgaaaacctcgttctgctccaacaagaacgaaacgttctggtcgcgcgaatcgtcgaacgattattgaaattcattttgaagtgttggacgaatgtcaaaaaggggacacacaagtgaaccagaaggattttctggaacttttggttcaagagttcatgggatcggaatttatggaagaagaagaacgggttcctaaggaagaggttcttatggaaggggttcccATGCaacgtgttccaagtttaggttccgggttactggtttaaggttcagtgttcatgctgtagggtttatggtttcatggttcggggtttagggtttagtgttaatGGTTCCGTtttaaggttcacagtttagggtttaggtttgacggttcagattttatggtttcagcgtttagagtttagtgttcacagtttagggtttattgtttaagatgaaggatattggtttcatacccctttttgtccttttttttttttcctttttttcctttttatattttcttgaaaaaaaaaaaaagaaaaaaaagaagattctttcttccacatttatttcttattttgtttgcaaaaaaattttctttttttttttctttgttgaaagaacaccttttgtttattgaaaaaaaaaaaaaaaaaacattcctcttttttttttaagaacaaactttttttttttttttttcgcttgcgaa encodes the following:
- a CDS encoding SICAvar, type I (fragment): DDINTVVRDELKELLKEITNDGNWEDVAQHCKDDIGSSPDDTDGEKTAKKKACKLFALGLKHISDIKDKNNNQDYEIPLKQTMMCAALNLYADQLIDKSTDQCPLDNKKLDQAIQHAFSKSSNIMGNGGNSCPTGSATNSCFVCKREKTFDKCQIGSDNVKNKMTELLNKEDATSSNNTPNKEKTLEKINKIETFCTQVQCAIKQYGKNKKKDSSGTVTWDALKTEIGTELKELLGDMLQGDKQKEVEQYCSDKDANWYRYGHKGKHTNKAACLLFAAGLKHIYGRPNGQKNGQFKGPSFEQTMGCLFLKEYAKQLQTMAETKKKGQSWVHPLCSIKDGITYASGKSGEIMRNVLTECKQGPNGISCFVCKIDQDYDDCPIGNSQNDKIEEKVEPLLQEKSDLMEKTLENTVCPILLTDLLTPFLPLAPVSIGLSAMAYYLWKYFGPLGKGGARFRRSPTEIPGPSVQDQVLDHVQQDSSHEYQLVKERKPRSAPTRTKRSGRANRRTIIEIHFEVLDECQKGDTQVNQKDFLELLVQEFMGSEFMEEEERVPKEEVLMEGVPMQRVPSLGSGLLV